The following proteins come from a genomic window of Pyxidicoccus sp. MSG2:
- a CDS encoding PKD domain-containing protein — protein sequence MPKSKPLSSRLRSAHRAGLALAALALAAMAPAAHADSAVYGGGPFYSGGTAVMDDLRNSGFTTVMLWSFHIEDNGDLVYNDIPVVRNGAYIGDPAWPTRLATLKTTPTSVNRIEVSIGAWSVPDFERMARLVNGTATGCGSTLVCGTGSSSILYRNFQALKSATGADAVNFDDESAYDLAPTTQFGQMLIGLGYKITFAPYTNQSFWRSLKDNLGSAVDVIYLQVYDGGAGNNPATWNTAMGMTVDPGLWSRHGTGCSSGDSPATVQSKMSNWKSTAGISGGFMWLYDDIQKCGAQGTAAQYAAAINTAVSGNTPPVANFGVTVSGLTATFSDSSSDSDGSITSRSWNFGDGSSSTATNPSRVYASAGNYNVSLTVTDNGGATNTKTQTVSVGAGNVNLALNKPATGSTACNSSETPAKAVNGSVSGGTTDKFCSLTASSWLQVDLGSAQTVSSFVVKHAGAGGEASTWNTRAFTIQTSSNGTSWSTPVTVTNNTASTSTHAISATSARYIKLNVTTPTQNGDPATRIYELEVR from the coding sequence ATGCCGAAGTCGAAGCCACTCTCGTCCCGCCTCCGTTCCGCCCACCGAGCCGGGCTGGCGCTCGCCGCCCTCGCCCTGGCCGCGATGGCGCCGGCGGCCCATGCCGACTCGGCGGTCTACGGCGGAGGCCCGTTCTATTCCGGCGGCACCGCGGTGATGGACGACCTGCGCAACTCGGGCTTCACCACTGTGATGCTGTGGAGCTTCCACATCGAGGACAACGGCGACCTCGTCTACAACGACATCCCGGTGGTCAGGAACGGCGCCTACATCGGAGACCCGGCCTGGCCGACGCGGCTGGCCACGCTCAAGACCACGCCGACCTCGGTCAATCGCATCGAAGTGTCGATTGGCGCCTGGAGCGTTCCCGATTTCGAGCGCATGGCCAGGCTGGTCAACGGCACCGCCACCGGGTGCGGCAGCACCCTCGTCTGCGGCACCGGCAGCAGCAGCATCCTGTACCGCAACTTCCAGGCGCTGAAGAGCGCCACCGGCGCCGACGCGGTCAACTTCGACGACGAGAGCGCCTACGACCTCGCCCCGACCACCCAGTTCGGGCAGATGCTGATCGGCCTGGGCTACAAGATCACCTTCGCGCCCTACACCAACCAGAGCTTCTGGAGGAGCCTCAAGGACAACCTCGGCAGCGCGGTCGACGTCATCTACCTCCAGGTGTACGACGGCGGCGCCGGCAACAATCCGGCGACCTGGAACACCGCGATGGGCATGACTGTCGACCCCGGCCTCTGGTCACGCCATGGCACCGGCTGCAGCAGCGGCGACAGTCCTGCCACGGTGCAGAGCAAGATGAGCAACTGGAAGAGCACCGCCGGCATCAGCGGCGGCTTCATGTGGCTGTACGACGACATCCAGAAGTGCGGGGCGCAGGGCACGGCCGCTCAGTACGCGGCGGCAATCAACACCGCGGTCAGCGGCAACACCCCGCCGGTGGCCAATTTCGGCGTCACCGTGAGCGGACTGACCGCGACCTTCAGCGACTCCTCCAGCGACAGCGACGGCAGCATCACCTCGCGCAGCTGGAATTTCGGCGACGGCAGCAGCTCGACCGCGACCAACCCCAGCCGTGTCTACGCCAGCGCCGGCAACTACAACGTCAGCCTGACGGTGACCGACAACGGCGGCGCCACCAACACCAAGACGCAGACCGTCTCGGTCGGCGCCGGCAACGTCAACCTGGCGCTCAACAAGCCGGCGACCGGCTCCACCGCCTGCAACAGCAGCGAAACGCCGGCCAAGGCGGTCAACGGCAGCGTCTCCGGGGGCACCACCGACAAGTTCTGCTCGTTGACCGCTTCGTCCTGGCTGCAGGTCGACCTCGGCTCGGCACAGACGGTCAGCAGCTTCGTGGTCAAGCATGCCGGCGCGGGCGGCGAAGCGAGCACCTGGAACACCCGGGCCTTCACCATCCAGACCTCCAGCAACGGCACCAGCTGGAGCACCCCGGTGACGGTGACCAACAACACCGCCAGCACCTCGACCCACGCGATCAGCGCCACCTCGGCGCGCTACATCAAGCTCAACGTGACCACGCCGACCCAGAACGGCGACCCGGCGACGCGCATCTACGAGCTCGAGGTGCGCTGA
- a CDS encoding FAD-dependent monooxygenase: protein MKVVCVGGGPAGLYFAILAKLANREHDITILERNPPGVTYGWGVVFWEDLLQSLYRSDPESAREIAEAAVRWDQQEVHIRGQQALHIGGYGFSIGRDRLLEILTRRAMGLGVDIQFQRELGDVSELADADLIVACDGANSTVRRLQGDHFQTNVEVGRNKYIWLGTDKVFDAFTFAFEETAAGWLWFHGYRFCGDASTCIVECPQATWEGLGFDTLGPDETLRRLEGIFQRQLAGHSLFNQRRDLDKAPWLNFRRLTNERWFHDKVVLMGDAAHTTHFTIGSGTKLAIQDAIGLAGKLSEGGDLQAALKAYEEERRTALLPIQDKARSSAEWFENVPSYVEQPTIRFAYSLFNRRGGTSWYYPFYLASQTSALRGLVRSLHSARRWVRQGGTRVPSGAVDLR, encoded by the coding sequence ATGAAGGTTGTCTGTGTCGGCGGGGGTCCGGCGGGGCTGTATTTCGCAATCCTGGCGAAGCTGGCCAACAGGGAACATGACATCACCATCCTCGAGCGCAATCCGCCGGGCGTGACGTACGGCTGGGGTGTCGTGTTCTGGGAGGACCTGCTCCAGAGCCTCTACCGGAGCGACCCCGAGAGTGCCCGCGAGATTGCAGAGGCGGCTGTCCGCTGGGACCAGCAGGAAGTGCACATCCGCGGACAGCAGGCGCTCCACATTGGCGGGTACGGTTTCAGTATCGGGCGGGATCGCCTGCTCGAAATCCTGACCCGGCGGGCGATGGGCCTGGGTGTCGACATCCAGTTCCAACGCGAGCTGGGAGACGTGTCCGAGCTCGCGGATGCGGACCTCATCGTCGCTTGCGATGGCGCCAACAGCACCGTGCGCCGGCTTCAGGGCGACCACTTCCAGACGAACGTCGAAGTGGGGAGGAACAAGTACATCTGGCTGGGGACCGACAAGGTGTTCGACGCCTTCACGTTCGCCTTCGAGGAGACCGCCGCGGGCTGGCTCTGGTTCCATGGCTACCGTTTCTGCGGCGACGCCAGCACCTGCATCGTCGAGTGTCCGCAGGCGACCTGGGAGGGACTTGGCTTCGACACGCTCGGTCCCGATGAGACCCTGCGGCGCCTGGAGGGCATCTTCCAGCGCCAGCTGGCGGGCCATTCGCTCTTCAACCAGCGGCGGGACCTCGACAAGGCGCCGTGGCTCAACTTCAGGCGCCTCACCAACGAGCGCTGGTTCCACGACAAGGTGGTGCTGATGGGCGACGCCGCCCACACCACGCACTTCACCATCGGCTCGGGGACGAAGCTGGCCATCCAGGACGCCATCGGCCTCGCCGGGAAGTTGAGCGAGGGGGGCGACCTCCAGGCCGCGCTGAAGGCCTACGAGGAGGAGCGTCGCACCGCGCTGCTCCCAATCCAGGACAAGGCGCGCAGCAGCGCCGAGTGGTTCGAGAACGTCCCGAGCTACGTCGAACAACCCACCATCCGGTTTGCCTACTCCCTGTTCAACCGGCGCGGCGGCACGTCCTGGTACTACCCCTTCTACCTGGCGAGCCAGACCTCGGCGCTGAGGGGACTGGTGCGTTCGCTCCACTCGGCCAGGAGATGGGTGCGCCAGGGCGGGACGCGGGTTCCTTCGGGAGCGGTCGACCTGCGCTGA
- a CDS encoding carboxypeptidase-like regulatory domain-containing protein → MATMKRWWLAMLAPVMLSLGCLGGPDTQTSEPVPAELREGEAALATAVFTGTVKDVQGKVLPGATVSINGINRTTDSAGKYFVSLTAVPAGYVLNVNKAGYGPVTQFLAAGKLNAVHVLPTATVRPINPAVNNVIETADVQISIPANSLVNASGQTVTGTVNVSVAAYAPLSMPGDFTAVNNAGRTVALESIGAFFVGATTSEGAAVNLGQNKTAQVFLRVPAQVKTMPPCVLTGACRAAMWRFDNATNRWVEQNANFNPTSSGTNFTLIGGPASRPGNLVPTNGGLGTWNADIEKTAPACTVVQFVGFDQTCYDLIVNLQLMNAAGTYISKTDTVGSDALFIALYNTRANVEQEVGISFPAGAPASCNNFTITSTPAPVGGYPVYTPSGGFTRFDSGAPWGGVGFPKDPMGNNIDLDDVLNFNDPCNSRVVFEHN, encoded by the coding sequence ATGGCAACGATGAAGAGGTGGTGGCTCGCGATGCTGGCTCCGGTGATGCTCTCGCTCGGCTGCCTCGGAGGACCTGACACGCAGACTTCCGAACCTGTTCCCGCGGAGCTCCGCGAGGGTGAGGCGGCCCTGGCCACGGCGGTCTTCACCGGTACGGTGAAGGACGTCCAGGGCAAGGTCCTTCCCGGCGCCACCGTGAGCATCAATGGCATCAACCGGACCACCGACTCCGCCGGCAAGTACTTCGTCTCCCTGACGGCCGTGCCCGCCGGCTACGTCCTCAACGTGAACAAGGCGGGCTACGGGCCGGTGACGCAGTTCCTGGCCGCGGGCAAGCTCAACGCCGTCCACGTCCTGCCGACGGCCACGGTGCGGCCCATCAACCCGGCGGTGAACAACGTCATCGAGACGGCGGACGTCCAGATTTCGATTCCGGCGAACTCGCTGGTCAACGCCTCCGGCCAGACGGTGACGGGCACGGTGAACGTCTCCGTCGCGGCCTATGCGCCGCTCAGCATGCCGGGTGACTTCACCGCGGTGAACAACGCTGGGAGGACGGTGGCCCTGGAGTCCATTGGCGCCTTCTTCGTCGGTGCGACCACCAGCGAGGGGGCCGCGGTGAACCTCGGCCAGAACAAGACGGCCCAGGTCTTCCTCCGCGTTCCCGCGCAGGTGAAGACCATGCCGCCCTGCGTGCTCACGGGGGCCTGCCGCGCCGCCATGTGGCGGTTCGACAACGCGACGAACCGCTGGGTCGAGCAGAACGCCAACTTCAACCCCACCTCCTCGGGCACCAACTTCACGCTCATCGGCGGCCCGGCGTCCCGGCCCGGCAACCTGGTGCCCACCAACGGCGGGCTCGGCACGTGGAACGCGGACATCGAGAAGACCGCCCCCGCGTGCACCGTCGTCCAGTTCGTGGGCTTCGACCAGACCTGCTACGACCTCATCGTCAACCTGCAGCTGATGAACGCCGCCGGCACCTACATCTCCAAGACGGACACCGTGGGCTCGGACGCGCTGTTCATCGCCCTCTACAACACCCGGGCGAACGTGGAGCAGGAGGTGGGCATCAGCTTCCCCGCGGGCGCGCCCGCCAGCTGCAATAACTTCACCATTACGTCAACGCCTGCCCCGGTGGGCGGCTACCCCGTGTACACGCCCTCGGGCGGCTTCACCCGGTTCGACTCGGGAGCGCCCTGGGGCGGAGTGGGCTTCCCGAAGGACCCCATGGGCAACAACATCGACCTGGATGACGTCCTCAACTTCAACGATCCGTGCAACTCGCGCGTGGTCTTCGAGCACAACTAG
- a CDS encoding PepSY domain-containing protein: MRRLLKSAVGLSLLLTTPAMAIEPPSPRTSGSLASQAFFKPELSLPSSHLPLQDALPRMSREAASTWDDFFARNGKGFEVYVDSYTGAVTNIQGAIPLIPGNGVGNKLTLSTVRQQLGRSVSKVDEAVVADLLFKFVQANHRAIGVDLLQLGEPRVTQVTEQLWQVSVPQQLKGIPVRHGRLAATISHGNLVLLGTESWSNVDIAPLPLVSADGAVLAGSEHFGLYESPPEQWMPPTLEIAPVARKDAAFGEGQGHQLVWTYGFQLPNEQEHWKVTVDATTGEVLALEDDNHYFDQNIRGGVYPLTNTGSCTGTSTCGAMFPNTPMPWANTGFAVPNNFTDGAGVFDYTSGTTTTTLNGKYIRVSDGCGAISVSASGSIDLGGTNGDHDCTVPPGTSPGNTAASRSSFYELNRIAEVARSWLPTNVWLNNQLTANVNIVSTCNAFWNGSTVNFYRSGGGCRNTGEIAAVFDHEWGHGLDDNDAAGVLSNSSEAYADIAAIYRLPSSCVGYGFYQTVNPGCGMTPDGTGYNVNEAQTGAAWCTTRCSGVRDADWGAHANATPATPQNFVCSRCLSGSGPCGKQVHCAASPVRQAAWDLIARDLRAAPFSYDANTAQIIGNKVFYQGSGNVGAWHACSCTAGTSDGCAATHGYKQWLAADDDNGNINDGTPHMTAIHAAFNRHNIACAAPAPVNSGCAAGPTAAPTLTVTAGTGQVTATWSAAAGASEYWVMKSEGFAACSYGKVRAATVTGTAYTDGEVVSGRQYCYSIVPASSNACYGRASTCTCATPL, translated from the coding sequence ATGCGACGACTGCTGAAATCAGCCGTTGGTCTCTCATTGCTGCTGACGACCCCGGCGATGGCCATCGAGCCCCCCTCGCCCCGCACCTCCGGCTCGCTGGCGAGCCAGGCCTTCTTCAAGCCGGAGCTGTCCCTCCCCAGCTCCCATCTTCCCCTCCAGGACGCCCTGCCCCGCATGAGCCGCGAGGCCGCGAGCACCTGGGACGACTTCTTCGCGCGCAATGGCAAGGGGTTCGAAGTCTACGTGGACAGCTACACGGGCGCGGTCACCAACATCCAGGGCGCCATCCCCCTCATCCCCGGTAACGGCGTGGGCAACAAGCTCACGCTCTCCACCGTGCGCCAGCAGCTCGGGCGCTCCGTCAGCAAGGTCGACGAGGCCGTGGTGGCCGACCTGCTCTTCAAGTTCGTCCAGGCCAACCACCGGGCCATCGGCGTGGACCTGCTCCAGCTCGGCGAGCCCCGCGTGACGCAGGTGACGGAGCAACTGTGGCAGGTCTCCGTCCCCCAGCAGCTCAAGGGCATCCCCGTCCGCCACGGGCGGCTGGCCGCCACCATCAGCCACGGCAACCTCGTCCTCCTGGGCACCGAGTCGTGGAGCAACGTCGACATCGCGCCCCTGCCCCTCGTGTCCGCGGACGGCGCGGTGCTGGCGGGCAGCGAGCACTTCGGCCTCTACGAGAGCCCGCCCGAGCAGTGGATGCCGCCCACGCTGGAGATTGCGCCGGTGGCCCGCAAGGACGCCGCCTTCGGTGAGGGCCAGGGCCACCAGCTCGTCTGGACCTATGGCTTCCAGCTCCCCAACGAGCAGGAGCACTGGAAGGTGACGGTCGACGCCACCACCGGCGAGGTGCTCGCGCTGGAGGACGACAACCACTACTTCGACCAGAACATCCGGGGCGGCGTCTACCCGCTGACCAACACCGGGAGCTGTACCGGCACCTCGACGTGCGGCGCCATGTTCCCCAACACCCCCATGCCGTGGGCCAACACGGGCTTCGCGGTGCCGAACAACTTCACCGACGGCGCGGGCGTCTTCGACTACACCTCCGGAACCACCACCACCACGCTCAACGGCAAGTACATCCGGGTCAGCGACGGCTGCGGCGCCATCAGCGTCTCCGCCTCGGGCTCCATCGACCTGGGGGGCACCAACGGCGACCATGACTGCACCGTGCCCCCGGGGACGTCCCCCGGAAACACGGCCGCGTCGCGCAGCTCCTTCTACGAGCTGAACCGCATCGCCGAGGTGGCCCGCAGCTGGCTGCCCACCAACGTGTGGCTCAACAACCAGCTCACCGCCAACGTGAATATCGTCAGCACCTGCAACGCCTTCTGGAACGGCTCGACGGTCAACTTCTACCGCAGCGGCGGTGGCTGCCGGAACACGGGCGAGATTGCCGCCGTGTTCGACCACGAGTGGGGCCATGGCCTGGATGACAACGACGCCGCGGGCGTGCTGAGCAACTCCAGCGAGGCCTACGCGGACATCGCGGCCATCTACCGCCTGCCGTCCTCCTGCGTCGGCTACGGCTTCTACCAGACCGTCAACCCGGGCTGCGGCATGACGCCGGACGGCACGGGCTACAACGTCAATGAGGCCCAGACGGGCGCCGCCTGGTGCACCACCCGCTGCTCGGGCGTGCGCGACGCGGACTGGGGGGCCCACGCCAACGCCACCCCCGCCACGCCGCAGAACTTCGTCTGCAGCCGCTGCCTCTCCGGCTCGGGCCCCTGCGGCAAGCAGGTCCACTGCGCGGCGTCCCCCGTGCGCCAGGCGGCCTGGGACCTCATCGCCCGCGACTTGCGGGCCGCGCCCTTCAGCTACGACGCCAACACGGCGCAGATCATCGGCAACAAGGTCTTCTACCAGGGCAGCGGCAACGTCGGCGCCTGGCACGCGTGCAGCTGCACCGCCGGCACCTCCGACGGCTGCGCCGCCACGCACGGCTACAAGCAGTGGCTGGCCGCGGATGACGACAACGGCAACATCAACGACGGCACGCCGCACATGACGGCCATCCATGCCGCCTTCAACCGGCACAACATCGCCTGTGCCGCGCCCGCTCCGGTGAACAGCGGCTGCGCCGCCGGGCCCACCGCCGCCCCCACCCTCACCGTGACGGCCGGCACCGGCCAGGTGACCGCGACCTGGAGCGCGGCCGCCGGAGCCAGCGAGTACTGGGTGATGAAGTCCGAGGGCTTCGCCGCGTGCAGCTACGGCAAGGTGCGCGCCGCCACCGTCACCGGAACGGCCTACACGGATGGCGAGGTGGTGAGCGGCCGGCAGTACTGCTACTCCATCGTCCCCGCCAGCTCCAACGCCTGCTACGGCCGCGCCAGCACCTGCACCTGCGCGACGCCGCTCTAG
- a CDS encoding aldehyde dehydrogenase family protein: MTHALLDVLGLAERNPGTYLGNGEWSGTSPDADLEVFNPSNGQRLARVSSASAEDYELLVRRAQQAFVAWRATPAPRRGEAIRLCGEALRRQKDALGSLVSLEMGKIKAEGDGEVQEMIDIADFAVGQSRMLYGLSMHSERPGHRMYEQWHPLGLVGVISAFNFPVAVWAWNAFIAAVCGNISIWKPSPKTPLSAIAAMRICNEALKAGGFPDVFFLLNDGGTALAQRLVDDPRIALVSFTGSSAVGRQVGVRVAQRLGRSLLELGGNNAIIVDRTADLKLAIPAIVFGAVGTAGQRCTTTRRLIVHESLVDDVVARLTAAYRQVEARIGDPLQPGTLMGPLIDPAAVRRFEAAVEKARASGGTVVTGGRALGGPGNFVLPTLITGVRPADDVVQTETFAPILYVMPYRTLEEALAIQNGVPQGLSSAVFTQDLRVAEQFLAASGSDCGIANVNIGTSGAEIGGAFGGEKETGGGRESGSDSWKAYMRRQTNTLNYSDALPLAQGIKFDV, translated from the coding sequence ATGACCCACGCCCTCCTCGACGTGCTCGGCCTGGCCGAGCGCAACCCCGGCACCTACCTCGGCAACGGCGAGTGGTCCGGAACCTCTCCGGACGCCGACCTCGAGGTCTTCAACCCGAGCAACGGCCAGCGCCTCGCGCGGGTGTCGTCGGCCAGCGCGGAGGACTACGAGCTGCTCGTGCGCAGGGCGCAGCAGGCCTTCGTGGCCTGGCGTGCGACTCCGGCGCCCCGGCGTGGTGAGGCCATCCGCCTGTGCGGCGAGGCGCTGCGCCGCCAGAAGGACGCGCTCGGCTCGCTCGTCTCGCTGGAGATGGGGAAGATCAAGGCCGAGGGTGACGGCGAGGTGCAGGAGATGATCGACATCGCCGACTTCGCCGTCGGTCAGTCACGGATGCTGTACGGCCTGTCCATGCACTCCGAGCGCCCCGGCCACCGCATGTACGAGCAGTGGCATCCGCTGGGCCTGGTGGGTGTCATCAGCGCCTTCAACTTCCCGGTGGCCGTCTGGGCGTGGAACGCGTTCATCGCCGCGGTCTGCGGCAACATCTCCATCTGGAAGCCGTCACCGAAGACGCCGCTGTCGGCCATCGCCGCCATGCGCATCTGCAACGAGGCGCTGAAGGCTGGCGGCTTCCCGGACGTGTTCTTCCTGCTCAACGACGGCGGCACCGCGCTGGCGCAGCGGTTGGTGGATGACCCGCGCATCGCGCTGGTGAGCTTCACCGGTTCTTCCGCCGTGGGCAGGCAGGTGGGCGTGCGCGTGGCCCAACGCCTGGGCCGGAGCCTCCTGGAGCTGGGTGGCAACAACGCCATCATCGTGGACCGGACCGCCGACCTGAAGCTGGCGATTCCCGCCATCGTGTTCGGCGCGGTGGGCACCGCCGGCCAGCGCTGCACCACCACGCGCCGGCTCATCGTGCACGAGTCGCTCGTCGACGACGTCGTGGCCCGGCTCACCGCCGCCTACAGGCAGGTGGAGGCCCGCATTGGAGATCCGCTCCAGCCGGGCACCCTCATGGGGCCGCTCATCGACCCGGCCGCTGTGCGGCGCTTCGAGGCCGCCGTGGAGAAGGCCCGGGCGTCCGGCGGCACGGTGGTGACGGGAGGCAGGGCCCTGGGCGGGCCGGGGAACTTCGTGCTGCCCACGCTCATCACCGGAGTGCGGCCCGCGGATGACGTCGTCCAGACGGAGACCTTCGCGCCCATCCTCTACGTCATGCCCTACCGGACGCTGGAGGAGGCCCTCGCCATCCAGAACGGTGTGCCGCAGGGGCTCTCGTCGGCGGTCTTCACCCAGGACCTCCGGGTGGCCGAGCAGTTCCTGGCCGCGTCCGGCTCCGACTGCGGCATCGCCAACGTCAACATCGGCACCTCGGGCGCCGAGATTGGCGGCGCCTTCGGCGGCGAGAAGGAGACCGGCGGCGGCCGCGAGTCCGGCTCCGACTCCTGGAAGGCCTACATGCGGCGGCAGACCAACACCCTGAATTACTCTGACGCGCTGCCTCTGGCGCAGGGCATCAAATTCGACGTGTGA
- a CDS encoding vWA domain-containing protein gives MSASVIDNRVEIAFSFDTTGSMYPCLAQVRKKLRGTVSRLMKEIPGIRIGIIAHGDYCDAGSTYVTKVLDLTDDENAVVRFVDRVGQTGGGDAPECYELVLREAQSLSWTVGYTHAFVLIGDDVPHAPNQNPKKLDWRKEVDALGRMGVPVYGVQALARRHATPFYKELAEKSGGFHLSLDQFAHVTDMLLAVCYKQASDTQLQAYEAEVVKEGRMSRGLNTMFSTMLKRKTPSMFGAADLRAVPPGRFQVLDVDRAMPIKDFVQENGLGFKTGRGFYEFTKTETIQGHKEVVLMDRKTGDLYSGERARELLGLPEGETVRIRPANLEKYIVFVQSTSANRKLMGSSKFLYEVEDWDGEKAAAA, from the coding sequence ATGAGCGCGTCAGTCATTGATAACCGCGTCGAAATCGCCTTCAGCTTCGATACCACCGGCAGCATGTATCCGTGCCTCGCGCAGGTGCGCAAGAAGCTGCGCGGCACGGTGTCCCGGTTGATGAAGGAGATTCCCGGCATCCGCATCGGCATCATCGCGCACGGGGACTACTGCGACGCGGGGTCCACCTATGTCACCAAGGTGCTGGACCTGACGGATGACGAGAACGCCGTGGTCCGCTTCGTGGACCGCGTGGGTCAGACGGGCGGCGGCGACGCGCCCGAATGCTACGAGTTGGTGCTGCGCGAGGCGCAATCCCTCTCATGGACGGTGGGCTACACGCACGCCTTCGTGCTGATTGGCGATGACGTGCCGCACGCGCCGAACCAGAACCCGAAGAAGCTGGACTGGCGCAAGGAGGTGGACGCGCTGGGTAGGATGGGCGTGCCGGTGTACGGGGTGCAGGCGCTCGCGCGCCGCCACGCGACGCCCTTCTACAAGGAGCTGGCGGAGAAGTCGGGCGGCTTCCACCTGAGCCTGGACCAGTTCGCGCACGTCACCGACATGCTGCTGGCCGTCTGTTACAAGCAGGCGTCCGACACGCAGCTCCAGGCCTACGAGGCGGAGGTGGTGAAGGAGGGCCGCATGAGCCGCGGGCTGAACACCATGTTCAGCACGATGCTCAAGCGCAAGACGCCGTCCATGTTCGGTGCGGCGGACCTGCGCGCCGTGCCGCCGGGCCGGTTCCAGGTGCTGGACGTGGACCGGGCCATGCCCATCAAGGACTTCGTGCAGGAGAACGGCCTGGGCTTCAAGACGGGCCGCGGCTTCTACGAGTTCACCAAGACGGAGACCATCCAGGGCCACAAGGAGGTGGTGCTGATGGACCGCAAGACGGGCGACCTCTACAGCGGCGAGCGGGCGCGTGAGCTGCTCGGCCTGCCCGAGGGCGAGACGGTGCGCATCCGCCCGGCGAACCTGGAGAAGTACATCGTCTTCGTGCAGAGCACGTCGGCGAACCGCAAGCTGATGGGCAGCTCGAAGTTCCTCTACGAGGTGGAGGACTGGGACGGCGAGAAGGCCGCTGCGGCGTAG